AAAAGGTCTAGATATAGAAACTATCAAACAAGTTGTTAAAGAACGTATTGAGATATATAACAACAGGAGACCGCATGAGTCCTGCAATATGCTAACTCCAATACAAATGCACGATCAATCAAAAATTAAAACTTATAAAATAAAAAAGAGCAGCAAAAACGTTTTTGCTGCTCTTTAATTAATCTATTTTTATCAACCTAAAACCTGTAACGATTATTTAGGACTAAACATTTCCTATTTACAATACTGCATCGCGAACTAGCTTAGCTGCCTCATGTAAGTCGGTTAAATGTTCTCCATTAAACTTACCCTGGGTATTGATCATAACATAAACAGGTTGTCTTATTTTTT
This sequence is a window from Flavobacteriales bacterium. Protein-coding genes within it:
- a CDS encoding transposase, whose protein sequence is KGLDIETIKQVVKERIEIYNNRRPHESCNMLTPIQMHDQSKIKTYKIKKSSKNVFAAL